One genomic segment of Pseudoalteromonas sp. GCY includes these proteins:
- a CDS encoding MFS transporter codes for MFSASMTTLASPKAKFGLCFVIHFLIALDALIIVPFSAEMVLSSGTNPSNSGLLVSAYAIAAAFTCLWVRGTGNLSKEKYKVFIFLSATTLLTLLTSALDSFYILLFVRALTGICGGALVVLNLNLVIQISHENDKKKDTAILLSAFPLALAIGIPALLAITANQGWQLGFMILGSGLAITALLFTFIFLSNIKQASQSSTNSDSNPMSSNAFHPTKTLKYALFIAFFVVLSTFAISTQFPVMLIINLSISSSMLSACYLLSGVCSFIAVQLYARRKLNNHTTSYLIYFLSGLMILAALFGFTISSVIFAAGLFTLFVITSATRSMILVTELITSLHAEERSTFISLQNAIQHFAIASGGTIASLLVMPHENHSLNFNVLIVVSTLLIVITVVMWRNFQRKRF; via the coding sequence ATGTTTTCAGCTTCAATGACCACCTTAGCAAGCCCAAAAGCTAAATTTGGGTTATGTTTTGTCATCCACTTTTTAATCGCATTAGATGCATTAATCATCGTGCCCTTTAGTGCAGAAATGGTGCTAAGTTCAGGTACCAACCCATCAAATTCAGGACTACTCGTTTCAGCTTATGCAATTGCCGCTGCTTTCACTTGTTTATGGGTGCGTGGTACCGGCAACCTTTCAAAGGAGAAATACAAGGTCTTTATTTTTCTGTCAGCAACCACCTTGTTAACCTTGCTCACTTCAGCACTCGATAGTTTTTATATCCTACTTTTCGTACGTGCATTGACTGGCATTTGTGGCGGCGCACTGGTAGTACTCAATCTCAACTTGGTGATTCAGATAAGCCATGAAAACGACAAGAAAAAAGACACCGCGATACTGCTGAGTGCTTTTCCACTCGCCTTAGCAATTGGGATTCCTGCTCTTTTAGCTATCACAGCAAATCAAGGCTGGCAGTTGGGGTTCATGATACTGGGAAGTGGTTTAGCCATTACAGCGCTATTATTTACATTTATATTCCTCTCAAACATAAAGCAAGCTTCTCAAAGCAGCACTAACAGCGATAGCAACCCAATGTCAAGCAACGCATTTCACCCGACCAAAACCCTTAAATACGCTCTGTTCATTGCATTTTTTGTGGTGCTAAGTACATTTGCAATTTCAACTCAATTTCCGGTGATGCTAATTATCAACTTAAGCATCTCAAGCTCGATGCTGAGCGCATGCTATTTGTTAAGTGGTGTGTGTTCGTTTATTGCAGTTCAGCTATACGCTCGACGTAAGCTAAACAATCACACAACCTCATACTTAATTTACTTTCTTAGTGGCTTGATGATATTGGCGGCCTTGTTTGGTTTTACGATAAGTTCAGTTATTTTTGCAGCCGGACTTTTTACCCTGTTTGTGATTACAAGCGCTACCCGCTCTATGATCTTAGTGACAGAACTCATAACCTCACTTCACGCAGAAGAGCGCAGTACCTTTATTAGTCTGCAAAATGCGATACAGCACTTTGCGATAGCCTCTGGCGGCACCATTGCAAGTTTGCTAGTCATGCCCCACGAAAACCACTCGCTTAATTTTAATGTCTTGATTGTTGTCTCAACCCTATTGATAGTTATAACGGTTGTTATGTGGAGAAACTTTCAAAGAAAGCGCTTTTAA
- a CDS encoding glycine-rich domain-containing protein — protein MNSAKVSGLLGVHYLDAIPAIEGQILEPNNKYVFGYDIAGARLPPSDTLQIGDWIEVIPPIGQNVNILIQIIDNTRLFSIVDRVAFDRNNPLVINGSKLNNYSYNSELVHRYRFNGRDWQPEQMWTTAESSIAGTQGVKVITESQTFIVPAGVSEIFVDVVAAGGGAGGGATVAQNAEAGSPRNIASGGSGGGGGAAVLGARINVTSGQQISVVIGSNGIGGYSYTYQSPQNKNGSNGTSAGNTIFGEWIEVEGGKNGKGGTYLLNTTSTSSISPIIGGAGGRVLKNTTNGQEFNGGQGGNSGTTKPNNSTSGTSGESIHDKSGGTSEPKSGSSSGGGGGGASALGDGGNIRLSGANYGGGGGSDSGHDYTWSTGGIRQVGNGGRSMVKIAWSI, from the coding sequence ATGAATAGCGCTAAAGTCAGCGGGTTACTAGGTGTGCATTATTTAGATGCCATACCAGCTATCGAAGGGCAAATTCTTGAGCCGAATAATAAGTATGTTTTTGGGTATGACATAGCAGGTGCTCGATTGCCCCCATCAGACACATTACAGATAGGTGATTGGATAGAAGTTATCCCTCCTATCGGGCAAAATGTAAATATACTTATACAAATAATTGATAACACAAGACTATTTTCAATTGTTGACAGAGTGGCGTTTGATAGAAATAACCCGTTGGTTATCAATGGGAGCAAGCTAAATAATTACTCTTACAATTCGGAGTTAGTGCATAGGTATAGATTTAATGGCAGAGACTGGCAGCCCGAACAGATGTGGACGACAGCGGAAAGCAGCATTGCAGGTACGCAAGGTGTAAAAGTTATTACGGAGTCGCAAACCTTTATTGTTCCAGCAGGTGTAAGCGAAATATTTGTTGATGTTGTTGCAGCGGGAGGTGGTGCTGGCGGCGGTGCAACAGTTGCGCAAAACGCTGAAGCGGGAAGTCCAAGAAACATAGCCAGCGGTGGCTCGGGTGGAGGTGGCGGCGCTGCGGTTTTGGGCGCCAGAATAAATGTTACCTCAGGACAGCAAATTAGCGTCGTTATCGGAAGTAATGGTATTGGTGGTTATAGCTACACCTACCAAAGCCCTCAAAATAAAAACGGCTCTAATGGAACATCAGCGGGTAACACTATTTTTGGAGAGTGGATTGAAGTTGAGGGAGGCAAAAACGGGAAAGGTGGGACGTACTTGCTAAACACGACATCAACATCTTCTATTTCTCCAATAATAGGTGGTGCAGGTGGACGAGTGTTAAAAAACACAACCAACGGTCAGGAATTCAATGGTGGTCAGGGTGGTAACTCTGGAACAACCAAACCCAACAACTCCACATCAGGTACGAGCGGAGAGTCTATTCACGATAAAAGCGGAGGGACAAGTGAACCAAAGTCTGGCTCTTCGAGTGGAGGCGGAGGTGGTGGCGCATCGGCGCTTGGTGATGGTGGAAACATACGCTTGAGTGGCGCGAACTATGGCGGCGGTGGTGGCTCAGACTCTGGTCATGATTACACATGGAGCACTGGTGGGATACGCCAAGTCGGAAATGGTGGGCGTTCAATGGTTAAAATTGCGTGGAGTATTTAA
- a CDS encoding MarR family winged helix-turn-helix transcriptional regulator, translated as MNYPQLKLDAQICHRLYMASNSIARAYRTSLQKLDLTYPQYVVMMALWEKDEISIAELLEKTAIDGGAMTQILKKMTDKALLCIVKDEKDKRKRVVKLQSKGHDLQHQAATIPEQIRCKFPSIDDQKAQVLIELLDSINGDLA; from the coding sequence ATGAACTACCCTCAACTAAAACTAGATGCCCAAATCTGCCACCGTCTCTACATGGCTTCTAATAGCATTGCCCGTGCTTACCGAACATCTTTACAAAAACTCGATCTAACCTACCCTCAATATGTGGTCATGATGGCTCTTTGGGAGAAAGATGAAATCAGCATTGCTGAGTTACTAGAGAAAACGGCCATAGATGGCGGTGCTATGACGCAAATCTTAAAAAAAATGACTGACAAAGCCCTGCTTTGTATCGTTAAAGACGAAAAAGATAAGCGCAAACGAGTGGTAAAACTACAAAGTAAGGGTCATGATCTGCAACATCAAGCTGCCACAATTCCCGAGCAGATCCGCTGTAAGTTTCCAAGTATCGACGATCAAAAAGCACAAGTACTTATTGAATTACTAGATTCGATCAATGGTGATTTGGCTTAA
- a CDS encoding organic hydroperoxide resistance protein, with protein sequence MKELQSIAYTAKATATGGREGVAKSDDGRLDVALSTPKGLGGDDGQGTNPEQLFAAGYAACFIGALKLVAGKAKIKLPEDTHINSEVSIGPIEGGFGIAVKLAVSVGDLDKDTAQSLVEKAHEVCPYSNATRGNIAVELSVI encoded by the coding sequence ATGAAAGAACTACAAAGTATTGCATATACGGCGAAAGCAACTGCCACAGGTGGCCGAGAAGGTGTGGCGAAATCTGACGATGGTCGTCTTGATGTTGCGCTTTCGACACCAAAAGGCTTAGGTGGTGATGACGGGCAAGGGACTAATCCAGAGCAATTGTTTGCAGCAGGTTATGCGGCGTGTTTTATTGGCGCATTAAAATTGGTGGCAGGCAAAGCAAAGATCAAGTTGCCAGAAGACACACATATTAACTCTGAAGTGTCTATTGGGCCAATTGAAGGTGGCTTCGGGATAGCGGTGAAATTGGCGGTATCGGTTGGCGACTTAGACAAAGACACGGCGCAGTCACTCGTTGAAAAAGCTCACGAAGTTTGCCCATATTCAAATGCTACTCGTGGCAATATCGCGGTTGAGCTTTCAGTTATTTAA
- a CDS encoding DUF1353 domain-containing protein, translating into MRMLQTNPKLEFIGCGKARVLEPIKHKYGEVAAGFVTDGFSIPRWLWWFHNPFGDGLLAAIIHDDELRKRNPQAHQYFREYLQLGGVSKFKAHIMYFFVLGYQKVKYPNAFKDHTYGQGSVK; encoded by the coding sequence ATGCGTATGTTACAAACTAATCCAAAGCTGGAATTTATAGGGTGTGGTAAAGCGCGCGTGCTTGAGCCAATTAAACACAAATATGGTGAGGTGGCTGCTGGGTTCGTAACAGATGGGTTTAGTATTCCGAGATGGCTATGGTGGTTTCACAACCCATTTGGAGATGGGTTACTTGCTGCGATCATTCATGATGATGAGCTAAGAAAGCGAAATCCACAAGCGCATCAGTATTTTAGAGAATACTTACAGCTTGGTGGTGTGAGTAAATTCAAAGCTCACATTATGTATTTTTTTGTGCTCGGGTATCAAAAAGTAAAATATCCCAATGCTTTTAAGGATCACACCTATGGACAGGGCAGCGTTAAATAG
- a CDS encoding baseplate complex protein has product MISIDGWRVPGYETKVSGAVKIKGDDASGLGSFALSLDQGIKAAVLTVKTKIPFAEEQELEALISKAKALDENGARRTYTINSPISAAYKIRRAKFDGDVKATEDEGVRAWLVSFNLLEVRSVSERQQQQLDSKGQRHAAAQSTTGHEKILAQFSEVEGP; this is encoded by the coding sequence ATGATCAGTATCGATGGGTGGCGTGTGCCAGGTTATGAGACCAAGGTAAGCGGGGCAGTAAAAATTAAAGGTGATGATGCATCGGGATTAGGCTCGTTTGCATTGTCACTTGACCAAGGTATTAAGGCTGCGGTGCTTACTGTAAAAACAAAAATACCATTCGCTGAAGAACAGGAGTTAGAAGCGTTGATCAGTAAGGCAAAGGCACTCGATGAGAATGGCGCGCGTAGAACCTACACAATCAACAGCCCAATTTCAGCAGCATATAAAATTCGCCGCGCCAAATTTGATGGCGATGTAAAAGCAACTGAAGATGAAGGCGTGAGGGCGTGGCTCGTGTCTTTTAACCTGCTCGAAGTGAGATCGGTATCAGAGCGCCAGCAACAGCAACTAGACTCCAAAGGACAGCGACACGCTGCGGCGCAGTCAACGACAGGACATGAAAAAATATTGGCTCAATTTAGCGAGGTTGAAGGGCCTTGA
- a CDS encoding DUF4369 domain-containing protein → MRAALVKDGVITNLVEVSQLSDIAGAQFISTKSTLQIGDEYQSELAFCGDEPPVIIPNIQLSGISVNSANARLIGKIWWVPKTEAFTITATANGLPNGGLMVMVERVLNGYQPIDDIRFVATIENGQVTMQGKFEQSGNYIITAKRLNKGLERIGAPFRLEFETMEFDAYVTN, encoded by the coding sequence ATGAGAGCTGCATTAGTAAAAGATGGAGTAATAACCAACCTAGTTGAAGTATCACAGCTAAGCGACATTGCTGGGGCACAGTTCATTAGCACCAAAAGCACGCTTCAAATTGGGGACGAATATCAGTCAGAGTTAGCATTTTGTGGTGATGAGCCGCCTGTAATAATACCCAATATTCAGCTCAGCGGTATTAGCGTAAACAGCGCCAATGCGAGACTAATAGGTAAAATATGGTGGGTGCCAAAAACTGAGGCATTTACCATTACAGCAACCGCAAATGGTTTACCTAATGGTGGGTTGATGGTCATGGTTGAGCGGGTACTCAATGGGTATCAGCCGATTGATGATATTCGATTTGTAGCCACTATCGAAAACGGCCAAGTGACTATGCAGGGCAAGTTCGAACAATCTGGCAATTACATCATTACAGCTAAACGCTTGAACAAGGGACTGGAGCGAATAGGTGCACCGTTTAGACTCGAATTCGAAACCATGGAGTTTGATGCGTATGTTACAAACTAA
- a CDS encoding LysR family transcriptional regulator, whose protein sequence is MIDQIDPQWLNSFHCVYECLSFKQAAEFLDIPTSNVSRHIALLEEKLDARLLERTTRRISVTEAGEQLYVSTKPLIDSLSDALREVNKHASTPMGHLRIVMPDIPILGQAVVSFRAAHPLISISCDTSLSPRENLLDGFDVVLYFHRGKLEDSNWVVKELARLPSVVVAAPSLLEKHSSPYRLADLQSLPCISTLTAVNGTPWIFTNKEGRLTTVNVKSNFRVNSGFIAKSAALSGVGFAILPLNSCKAEIESGALIPIKLEQQPEDLVLYAFYAGRKHLAKKISAFLAHLERALQ, encoded by the coding sequence ATGATTGATCAGATTGATCCTCAGTGGCTTAACAGTTTTCACTGTGTCTATGAATGCTTAAGCTTCAAACAAGCAGCTGAGTTTCTGGATATCCCAACCTCCAACGTAAGCCGTCATATCGCATTACTTGAAGAAAAGCTTGATGCAAGATTGTTGGAACGAACGACAAGACGGATCTCAGTTACAGAGGCGGGTGAGCAGCTTTATGTGAGTACTAAGCCGTTAATCGATTCGCTGTCGGATGCGTTGCGAGAGGTCAATAAACATGCCTCTACGCCAATGGGTCATTTGCGTATAGTGATGCCCGATATCCCAATACTTGGCCAAGCGGTGGTAAGCTTTCGCGCTGCGCATCCATTAATTTCAATAAGCTGTGATACCAGCCTGAGCCCAAGAGAAAATCTTTTAGATGGCTTTGATGTCGTGCTCTACTTTCATCGTGGCAAGCTTGAGGATAGCAATTGGGTGGTTAAAGAGCTGGCTCGATTACCAAGCGTTGTGGTGGCAGCTCCCAGCTTGCTAGAGAAGCATTCTTCGCCGTATAGATTAGCAGATTTACAGTCTCTCCCTTGTATTTCAACCCTCACCGCCGTAAACGGTACACCTTGGATATTTACCAACAAGGAAGGAAGATTAACGACTGTGAATGTTAAATCGAACTTCAGGGTAAACAGTGGCTTTATAGCCAAGTCTGCCGCGCTATCTGGGGTTGGGTTTGCCATCTTGCCACTGAACTCCTGTAAAGCAGAAATCGAGTCAGGCGCGCTGATACCAATCAAGTTAGAGCAGCAACCGGAAGACCTTGTGCTTTATGCGTTCTATGCTGGCCGTAAACATCTGGCCAAAAAAATATCAGCGTTTTTGGCACATTTAGAACGCGCGCTACAATGA